The DNA sequence TGTTTCGAAATGCTCCCTGCTACGTGGCTTTCGTAACGGCCATGTCAGCGCCACCTCTGTCAGCTCATACTTTTTCGTTCAATCCAAACGCCTGAGTTCAATGAAAGGATATAAATGTCCACTTATTTTAGGAGTGAGAGACTTGAATGTATTTTCCCTTCTTCGAAGACGAAAATGTCAAGCCAAAAAAAATATCAGGACGTATTTGTCCTTTTAATTAGAGCATGTTGGACAATTACATTGAAGTGTTAAATAcgaaaaaaaatggaaatggcagaGAAGGAAGGCGGGAATGACGAATCGCTGAAGCTGGCGGTGGCGATATCGCTTCTCCGATCGAAGGTTCTGAATAACAATAACGAGCCTGGTGCGCCTTCTAATGACGCCCTTCGTTGGAAGCGAAAGGTTCGAAACGAATCACtaccttctttttcttctgaATCCGATGCGTTCTCCGTGTCTTTATTTctatttgtgtgtttggaatctTAGGCCAAGGAAAGAAAGCAAGAGATCCTGAGGCTCAGAGAAGATCTCAACGAAGCTCTAGGTTCGATTTCCATCTTTCACATGTACACACGACGCGCTTACTGAAATTAGGAGCTTCTGGAATTTGATGTAGATGCTTCGCACTGCGATCTCTTCCCCGCTAGTGCTTCTTGTAAGTGCTATTTCTTCGACAATTTGGGACAGTTAAACCCTAATCAGCATGGAAGTGGCTCTGACGCCAGATTCAACGATGTTCTTCGCCGTAGATTTCTTAGACAAGGTTTCGCTATCATCATCACTTTCATCTTATTCGTTATGGCACCGTGATCTTCAATGAACCATTGGTCTTGAAAATCTGCTTTTTGTAGTGCGCTTtaaggaaagaaggagaagagtAGGTTCATCTTCTTCAAGTAAGCAGCGACTTACTTTAGGTACATTATTACATAGCAACACTCTAACAGCTTCTTGTTAAAGGCACATTTCATTATTTGTAACAAGAATGGTGTTACTTCCATATTGAGAATTTGAAAGCGAGTCGCActaaatttgttttcaattttgaaactGAAACTACAGGTTTAACGGAGGAGGATGAAACAGAACAGCTTAAGGCCTCTGTTGACTTTCTTGTGGACCTTTGTGATTCTGTATCACCTGTCATAGTGCTTCACTTAACCATTTATTTTCAATGCATTTATTATTTACACAGAATGACAAATCTTTTCTTCCCGTTTTCTTTTTTAGGTGGATGATTCCAAGTTTGCAAACCTGGCACATCAAGCTGAAGAGTTTATATTGGGTATTCTGTGCTTTTCAATGTTTGTGTACAACTTGTTTTAATTAGATACTTATAATTTACGGCAAGCGTTTATAATTAAGTTCCTGTATGGGATCAATATTTTCTATTAGGttgctatttttaaaatttttcttatacATAATTTGTGGCTTCCTGTGGGGTTTCATTTGTCTCCAAAAGGAAAGCCCAGTTCGTATTTTGTTTTACGAAATGCATCAAGTAAATGAATATTGGCTGTGAATGAATAGCTGTATGAGCCATATCAGTTAATTTCAGCTGTATTTGGCAATACTTCATGCAAGCCCGTACACTGGGCTAGTCTCCCACTCTTGCAAACTTCTGATTAGTGTCAAATTTTGACATCTTGAGCGCTTATTATGTTTCATTCAAATTTTTATGGCTTCATTTCGGATTATCATGTTACGAACTACCCACAATCCTGTATCCTTATTGTCCTCACTAAAGATTATTTTATGCCTTTTTCTGAAGTTACATTAAAGAATCTTCTATCTAATGGGAGGAACCTGGAACTTATCGAAGGAATTATCAACAGCCTAGTTACACGTTTGGTTAGGAAGATGTGTTTGCCCTTGTCGGAAAATGGTATCAGTACTTTTAGATTTGCTTACCCTTTTTTGCTAAACTTTTGTAGCTGTGtaatatctttaatttttcttgccttGGTCATTTAATTG is a window from the Arachis hypogaea cultivar Tifrunner chromosome 1, arahy.Tifrunner.gnm2.J5K5, whole genome shotgun sequence genome containing:
- the LOC112699913 gene encoding protein MULTIPOLAR SPINDLE 1 isoform X2, with the protein product MEMAEKEGGNDESLKLAVAISLLRSKVLNNNNEPGAPSNDALRWKRKAKERKQEILRLREDLNEALDASHCDLFPASASCKCYFFDNLGQLNPNQHGSGSDARFNDVLRRRFLRQVRFKERRRRVGSSSSSLTEEDETEQLKASVDFLVDLCDSVDDSKFANLAHQAEEFILVTLKNLLSNGRNLELIEGIINSLVTRLVRKMCLPLSENGSQHSDANAQYCIQHLIRKLGSEGYIGQRAILSVCQRILVLADRLLFSDPFDDAFPDMHESMFLMIQLIEFMVSDYLLEWSKSEDFDKVLLEDWVSSIIQAKKALELLESRNGLYVLYMDRVTGELAKQFGRASLQKLIKQDIFNSLLH
- the LOC112699913 gene encoding protein MULTIPOLAR SPINDLE 1 isoform X3, whose translation is MEMAEKEGGNDESLKLAVAISLLRSKVLNNNNEPGAPSNDALRWKRKAKERKQEILRLREDLNEALDASHCDLFPASASCKCYFFDNLGQLNPNQHGSGSDARFNDVLRRRFLRQVRFKERRRRVGSSSSSKQRLTLGLTEEDETEQLKASVDFLVDLCDSVDDSKFANLAHQAEEFILVTLKNLLSNGRNLELIEGIINSLVTRLVRKMCLPLSENGSQHSDANAQYCIQHLIRKLGSEGYIGQRAILSVCQRILVLADRLLFSDPFDDAFPDMHERSNSSSSWCQITY
- the LOC112699913 gene encoding protein MULTIPOLAR SPINDLE 1 isoform X1 — its product is MEMAEKEGGNDESLKLAVAISLLRSKVLNNNNEPGAPSNDALRWKRKAKERKQEILRLREDLNEALDASHCDLFPASASCKCYFFDNLGQLNPNQHGSGSDARFNDVLRRRFLRQVRFKERRRRVGSSSSSKQRLTLGLTEEDETEQLKASVDFLVDLCDSVDDSKFANLAHQAEEFILVTLKNLLSNGRNLELIEGIINSLVTRLVRKMCLPLSENGSQHSDANAQYCIQHLIRKLGSEGYIGQRAILSVCQRILVLADRLLFSDPFDDAFPDMHESMFLMIQLIEFMVSDYLLEWSKSEDFDKVLLEDWVSSIIQAKKALELLESRNGLYVLYMDRVTGELAKQFGRASLQKLIKQDIFNSLLH